In Eulemur rufifrons isolate Redbay chromosome 15, OSU_ERuf_1, whole genome shotgun sequence, the genomic stretch CAGATACTGACTGGCACAGAGGACACCGAACTGGCCCGGGATTCCCGAGTCACGTTGTTGGGCATCGAGAGGGTGCAGCAGGACACGCCCACGGTGGCCTCGGGCAGCTCGTCGTCCTCCGTCCACTCGTTGAGCTCGGGGTTGAAGCACTGGATGCACTTCTTGTACTTCTTCTCGCCCTCGTTCCAGCCCCCCACCAGGTAGGCGCGGCCGTGCAGCGCCGAGGCGCCCGCCGTGCTCACGCCCACCTGCAGGGGCGCCGCGTAGCTCCACTGGCCGGTCGCGGGGCTGTAGCACTCCACCGTCAGCACGTCCACGCGCTCCCCGCGCGGCCCCACCTGGCTGCCTCCCATCACGTACACCCTGTCGCCCAGCGTGACAGCGCAGTGCCAGCCTCGGGGCGTGCTCAGGTTCGGCAGCTCCTGCCACGAGTCGCTGGCCGGGTCGAAGGCGCACACGGAGCGCGAGTACGCGTTGGCTATGTAGCCGCCGGTCACCAGCACCCGGCCGTCGGCGACTGCGCTGGCGTGGCAGCAGCGCGCCACCTCCAGGGGCGCCTTCGGCTGCCACTGATTGGTGGAGGGCACGTAGCACTCCAGCGAGGCCAGGCTGCCTTCGGCGTTGCGGCCGCCCACGGCGTACAGCAGCCCGTTGAACACGCTCAGGCTGAAGTGCGTGCGCTTCTGGTTCATGCTGGCCAGGTGTATCCAGGTGTTGAAGCGCGGATCGTATCTGGAAATGGCAGAGGAAGTGTGACAGCTTTGTCGGTGGCAGCCGGGGAATCCAACCATAATGTGGGAATCCCGACACTAACCCTGCAAGGAGGCGAGGGGCCCATCGCACCTCTTTACCCGGGGGCTGGTGTTTCTCTCTTAGTAAAAATGTGTGATTCTTGGAAAGGGCAAGGCAGGCATTAGTgactcccagccccctcctccttttATAATACCATTCTTTTTATTGGGCCACTTGGAGAAGAGCCCACAGAGACCGAGCTTCAGCCCCGTTTCCTCCATATTCAAATATCTGTCATCCAGTGCGACTTATGAGATGTGCACGTGGGGAGAGCTGCGCATTTGTGGCAATCAGAGGAGGAAACACCCTTCGTTAAAGTCAATTCCACATATCTTCAGACACCAACCATCGCTAGCTCACTCCTAGTGCTTAATTAAGATAGGAGTGGACTGACTGGATTTCTCCTTTTCTCACAGACCCCTTATTCCTCCACCTATCTTGGCCACTGCCACAGCAGGGCCACGCCGCTCCCCCAAGTCTTCGCTCATCTGTTAGAACGAGACCAATGGAGTTCATGTCTAAGAGCATCAACTCAGGCTTAACTTTTgatacttttctattttccagCACTTATCCATAGACAAGACCTTTTAGTTTAgggatacatatatttttttcagtgctCAGAACTATTGTTTTATAAGCACTCAAATCAATACTGCAAAAACAGCGGCCTGAATAACAGGTGGGTTGTCGGCAGGAGGAAAGTAAGCAGTCATAGAGAACTGATGCTTTCCTGTTTACACAGTTCAAAAGTATTGTAAGTACAGAACTCACACCTTCAGGTTGATGTTCGTCTTTGTCTCATTTAACTCCCAAATCAAAACTTAACTTCACTTCTAAGTTAGAGGCTAAAAATCAATTAAGTGTTTGGGTTCTTTTAAATGAGGCACAcacacataatgaaataataaagaacatttttcatGAGATATTGTACACATTTTCAGTCTTACTCTTTAGTTATGTTTGACTTCGTATTACTGTCATGATAAAAGCATGgctttctgaacatttcatatatattGGAAGTTTCACTTTTATcctaaatatacaaaattatatgGCAATTggaattccatttttatgaaggaTTTCTTATGCTTTCATTCTTTCTACATGTGTCAAAAATACTAACACTTTCCATTATCCAgtcttcaaataaatattttaaattaattagctgacatatttttaataatctcatTCTATTTGCCAATTATGAATCTGACAGTTGTTAGTAGCAGTAACTTAAAagaatcttgttttattttattcttttttttttttaccatgtaatgtaaaaaactaaatttttattcaatttctttcaaaagtCAGTGTATTGTGAAGAGTGGTCAACTAGAAATGAGTAAATGTGAATTGCCACTTACTAGTGTTAAAACTTCTCTGGGTATCAGGTTTCTCCTATGTAAAATCAGAATAATCATATCTTCCCTGTCCACCTCAAAGACTTGTTTCAGAAATCTCGAATGCATCATATACATGAATGCACTTCATATAAAGTGCTGTACATATATCAggtggcattattattattatttactgagACAATGAACTAAGCTAATAGGAATGATTAATTTACTTCTATACAAGGGCAATTTCTCAATAATATCGAACCATTTCAGTTCCTAATAAAAGATCAAATACCTGCAGAAATTGCTGACTGCATGCTTGGCTTGATTTCTTGCATCATTCTGGTCTTCCCCACCGGCCACATAGAGAAATCCATCCATCACAGCTACACACTGATTAAAACTCTTGGCTGGCATTTCTGTAAGCTTGCTCCATCCATTTTCAGGGTCTCTATACAAGATGTCTCTACTAAGGGACTTCTCAGTAAGGCCTGGGCGACCCCCAACAGTGACGAGGACTCGGCATCCCCCTCGAATTCTCGTTCGCCTAGATTGCAATGTGTTTTGATGATACGGAAGTAAGTGGTAGTTCATAGCATCTACGAGAAGTTTGTGACAATCAGCATCTTGCATCATTCTTGGCACAGATTGAACATAATTGACCAGGTCTTGCGCAGAGATGGTACCAAAGCGAATGTTGCtcaaaagatctgcggcatattTCACTCTCTTTTGGTCAAATTCTAACCATTTCATTGCAATCTGGAATGCTACTATCTCAGAAGGCAACTGTAAGTCATCATCTATAAGAAGTTCATTAATTTGTTCAAATGTAAGTTTCATAAATTGATCTGATTCTGCAAATTCAAGGAAGTTATCTCGGATAAATTTCTGGGCTGCTGCTTTTGCGTTTTTCAGGGAGTATGTTTCTGCAATGTTAACAACATACATGCAATTCTCAACACTCATCTCCCGTATCAGAAAATCGCTGCACATCTTTACAAGAGTATGGATCTGAAGATAAACAGCAGCAGAAATAATGCTTCCTATTGTATACAAGGACAGAGTCAGCTTTCCAGTGTAGGCATATGCAATGACAGTGGCCAGGCCTAGTGGTGCGATGTCATTAAGATCCACCCTCTGAGTTGATGGGTCTTTTTTAAGGATGTTGTAAAAATATGCACTGCATGAAGCCATCACTGACTTATGAACATCAAAGGATTTGGTTTTGGTACCAATGACTAAGTCACAGAGGAAGCTCTCCTGTCGCATTTTACTTAAACCTTCCAAGAGGTTGGGGCCATAGGAAGCATCTGTTAATTCAGAAGAAATGCAGCTAAGGCCATTGCCTCCCTCTAGGAGCCCATTCAAAGCATTCAGTTTGTTTAGGGGGCTGTCTTCTACAATTATAGTCATCTCATTGATATCGCCTTTGTTCTTTTTGACAATCTTCTTTTTGGGTGCCATGTTGGCAAACACACTGTCACAGGCAAGAgcttgctaagaaaaaaaaaaaaaaaaggtgtgattttattttaattgtgctTTGTACTTTGAAATACCGCATTGAGAAACTCTTCTTTTTCGTAAGATAATTGTTTTTAAtggcataaaatatattaatcctcaaaaatatatttaaagacttACAGCAAACTAGATGCACATTTTGTTGCAGTTTACTTCAGTGTCAAATGTTGGAGacaatttta encodes the following:
- the KLHL31 gene encoding kelch-like protein 31; translated protein: MAPKKKIVKKNKGDINEMTIIVEDSPLNKLNALNGLLEGGNGLSCISSELTDASYGPNLLEGLSKMRQESFLCDLVIGTKTKSFDVHKSVMASCSAYFYNILKKDPSTQRVDLNDIAPLGLATVIAYAYTGKLTLSLYTIGSIISAAVYLQIHTLVKMCSDFLIREMSVENCMYVVNIAETYSLKNAKAAAQKFIRDNFLEFAESDQFMKLTFEQINELLIDDDLQLPSEIVAFQIAMKWLEFDQKRVKYAADLLSNIRFGTISAQDLVNYVQSVPRMMQDADCHKLLVDAMNYHLLPYHQNTLQSRRTRIRGGCRVLVTVGGRPGLTEKSLSRDILYRDPENGWSKLTEMPAKSFNQCVAVMDGFLYVAGGEDQNDARNQAKHAVSNFCRYDPRFNTWIHLASMNQKRTHFSLSVFNGLLYAVGGRNAEGSLASLECYVPSTNQWQPKAPLEVARCCHASAVADGRVLVTGGYIANAYSRSVCAFDPASDSWQELPNLSTPRGWHCAVTLGDRVYVMGGSQVGPRGERVDVLTVECYSPATGQWSYAAPLQVGVSTAGASALHGRAYLVGGWNEGEKKYKKCIQCFNPELNEWTEDDELPEATVGVSCCTLSMPNNVTRESRASSVSSVPVSI